TGTCGTCGCGATCGCCGGCATTCTTCTGGCATCTTTTATGGCGCCCCGTGTTCACCGAATATACTACGATGAAGATATTTACAACAACATCGGCCAATGTATCGCTGACGGGCGGAAGGCCGTTTTATGTAACGAGGGATACTATGAAAACAATATTCTCAGGATCGTCCAGGGAGAATACAACAAACAGCCGCAGGGGTACCCCTATCTGACAAGTGTCGTCTTCCGGCTTTTCGGGACGAACGAACTTTTTATTTTCATCCTCAATAATATCCTGCTCGGGCTGGCCGCCGTCGTGCTGTTTTTCATCGTCTTTTTGCTTTTTACCGATGTATTCGCCGCGTTGACGGCGTCACTGGCCTATATCCTGATTCCCGTGAACCTTCACTGGTTCAATACCTGCGCCGTCGAACCGTCAACCGCTTTCTTCATGACTCTGACAATACTTACTTTACTGGTGTATATTAAAAACAGAAAACCGGTCACCCTTTTCCTTTTTATCACGACCTTCGCGTTCACCCTGAATTTCAGACCGGAAAGCGTATTATTGGTCCTGGTTATCGAGTTTATCTTGTTGCTTAATGAATCATATATTTGGACGAAGAAAACGAGACTTAAAGATACTATCATTTTCACGAATATAAACAGGAAAAACCTGAAATTCAGTTATATCGCGTGGGTTGTTTTATTTCTCCTCGCATCGGGCTTCATTCTCCACCTCTTTTCGGTATGGGACAACAGCTGGGGCGCGAGCGGGGAAAAACTGTCCATGAACGATTTTAACCGCAATCTTTTCACCAACTCGATATTCTACATCAACAACCTGAAGTTCCCCATTCTCTTTACCCTTTTTGCCGTTATCGGGCTTATCTTTTATGACAACAGGCACTATATAAAGGAAAAACTTATCGTACTGCTCTGGTTTTTGCTGTTCTGGGGTGTCTTCCTCTTTTTCTATGCGGGAAGCTATGAATACGGCCAGGACATCCGGTTTTCCCTTCTCTCGTTCGCGCCACTTTCGGCATTAATCGGACTGGGGACCTCATCCGTGAGAAACCTGCTCAAGAAAAGATTCAGGGCGATATCGGCCGTCCTCCTCGCGCTTATCGTTTTCTCCTTTACCTGGTTCATTCCGTTTGTCAGATCGATAGGGGACGAGGCGTGGGCCGCGCGGACGGACCACCGCTATGCGGTCGAGTTTACCGGTCTTCTCCCCCCGAACTCGCTTGTCCTGACGCATAATCCGAATATTTTTCTTCTGCACAAGCAAAGCGCGGTCCAGAGTTCGGTTGAAACCTACAATCCCGGTATCATCGAATCCTATCTCGCGGGTTTCAAAGGGGGTGTATATGTCCATTTCAATTACTGGTCGAACGTCGACGATCCTGTCCAGCGGTCGTATACCGAAAATATTTTGAACGCCTATAACTGGCAGGTGATTCGGGAATACCGCTACAGAAATTATCAATACGGATTATACAAAATCATGGGGAAGCTTTGAGGTAAAGGCTTTTATTATTGAGTATCCTGTCTCCCTGAGACATCCGGGTTCCCGTCCGTTCCTGTTTTCTCGACCGGTTTCTTTCTTCTGAACACAAACAGCCGCGACCCGAAATAATTGAAGACAACCCCGGTCCCGACCCCGCAGAGGTGGGCGATCACCTTGAACGGCGGATTGAAAAAGTAAAGAACCCCGTTAAGGACAAGCAGATACACGCCGAACCCGGCCAAAGATGAAAGAAGGAATTTGAACCAGCCGTACAAAGAGAGTTTTTGTCCCGCAGTGACCCCCCTGAAGGTCCAGAAGTGATTCAACGTGTAATTCTGCACGGTCACGGCAAGAAATGCGGCGACGGCGACGGCATTCGGGGGAAGTTTCAGGAGGTCGACGAAGATGAAAAAAATCGTGCTGTTCGAAAGGACCCCGAGCAAACCGACACCGGCAAAATTAAAAAATGTCGAGTTGATGAGGGATTTTATCGTTTTCATTGGCTACATTATCGCATAAACGAAAAAAAAAAACCAGCCGGGAAGCCGTACTCCCCGGCTGAAAAATATCACGGTAAAGCGGGGCCTTTTACCGTCTAGATCGCGGGCACATCGACCCAGAAGCGGATATCGTCGGACAGGTGGCCGCCGATGTGACTGTCCGTCCAGTCATTCGCTTCCTTGAATCGCTGTATATCCGCCGTATTCGGATTGGTGTTACCGGATTCGCCATTCCGGTGGACCGCCCAGTATTTGCTTCCCCAGTAGCTTCTCAGGCGGTTCCAGTTGGAAACATCCGCGCTGCGCGAACCATTGACGGCGTCGCAGAAGCTTCTGTAATCGCTGTAGCCGGCGCCCGCGGTTCGTGACTCATACCAGTTCGCCTTTGTGACGCCGCAGCAGCAGGAATCCCCGCTTTTGCCGTCACAGTATGAATAGTTGGTATCCATTTTTTCGGTTTCCATCATGGCCGCGGCGATCATGTACTGACTCGCACCCGCGTTCGTGAGCGCCCTCTTGTTGGCGCCGAGACCCGATACAGAGTAACATCCGCAGCTCGCGTTTCCCGGACAGGTCAGGCTGGACGGGCATGAGCCGGAACTGCTTCCGCCGCCGCTTGCGATCGATGTGGTCGTCGACCTGTTTGAG
This genomic window from Spirochaetales bacterium contains:
- a CDS encoding glycosyltransferase family 39 protein produces the protein MHTGIVKIMKLIVNRIVKVYTLIIDYLYIAFLGVIGFMQYLFLRLSHYLAFALFIGILLISRNLPVYDLQQFLSVYSVYLLEAVFILFIALFFLNIKYFRAILKKIEARYKVLVLVVAIAGILLASFMAPRVHRIYYDEDIYNNIGQCIADGRKAVLCNEGYYENNILRIVQGEYNKQPQGYPYLTSVVFRLFGTNELFIFILNNILLGLAAVVLFFIVFLLFTDVFAALTASLAYILIPVNLHWFNTCAVEPSTAFFMTLTILTLLVYIKNRKPVTLFLFITTFAFTLNFRPESVLLVLVIEFILLLNESYIWTKKTRLKDTIIFTNINRKNLKFSYIAWVVLFLLASGFILHLFSVWDNSWGASGEKLSMNDFNRNLFTNSIFYINNLKFPILFTLFAVIGLIFYDNRHYIKEKLIVLLWFLLFWGVFLFFYAGSYEYGQDIRFSLLSFAPLSALIGLGTSSVRNLLKKRFRAISAVLLALIVFSFTWFIPFVRSIGDEAWAARTDHRYAVEFTGLLPPNSLVLTHNPNIFLLHKQSAVQSSVETYNPGIIESYLAGFKGGVYVHFNYWSNVDDPVQRSYTENILNAYNWQVIREYRYRNYQYGLYKIMGKL
- a CDS encoding GtrA family protein, with translation MKTIKSLINSTFFNFAGVGLLGVLSNSTIFFIFVDLLKLPPNAVAVAAFLAVTVQNYTLNHFWTFRGVTAGQKLSLYGWFKFLLSSLAGFGVYLLVLNGVLYFFNPPFKVIAHLCGVGTGVVFNYFGSRLFVFRRKKPVEKTGTDGNPDVSGRQDTQ